Proteins co-encoded in one Cinclus cinclus chromosome Z, bCinCin1.1, whole genome shotgun sequence genomic window:
- the CER1 gene encoding cerberus, protein MSLLLLQMLVLSCLGATELQRTSQQRKTRRRFQHFLYMDKNLFESQSSPEPVSENPVGVEETLKVPSFFVSIPQTASGSEKKVEKKMSRFILPNVGLHADQNPRTWVAPRENSPVENFSPPHRSSKRESEFPYRKDAKKFWEHFMLKKNSASEEVVLPIKTNEMHKENCRTLPFAQGVTHNGCEKVTVQNNLCFGKCSSFHVPGSEDHLYTFCSHCLPSKFSMKRLDLNCTDSVPVVKEIMIVEECKCETRKIKDPVIGSLLSDLYEDVHEHS, encoded by the exons ATGTCACTGCTTCTCCTTCAGATGTTAGTGCTCTCATGTCTTGGAGCCACAGAGCTACAGAGAACTtcacagcaaaggaaaaccagaaggCGATTTCAGCACTTTCTCTACATGGacaaaaatctgtttgaaaGTCAAAGTTCTCCTGAGCCAGTAAGCGAGAATCCAGTAGGAGTTGAAGAGACCCTGAAAGTACCAAGCTTTTTTGTATCAATTCCACAGACAGCATCTGGAAGTGAGAagaaagtggagaaaaaaatgtctagATTCATACTTCCCAATGTAGGACTCCATGCTGACCAAAACCCAAGAACATGGGTTGCACCCCGAGAAAACTCCCCCGTGGAAAACTTCTCTCCACCCCATCGTTCCAGCAAGAGAGAATCTGAATTTCCCTAcagaaaagatgcaaaaaaattCTGGGAGCACTTCATGTTAAAGAAAAATTCAGCATCTGAAGAGGTTGTCCTGCCAATCAAGACCAATGAAATGCacaaagaaaactgcagaacCCTGCCTTTTGCCCAG GGTGTTACTCATAACGGCTGTGAGAAGGTGACAGTACAGAATAATCTGTGTTTTGGAAAATGTAGTTCTTTTCATGTTCCTGGTTCAGAAGATCAtctttataccttttgttctcATTGCTTGCCCAGCAAGTTCTCCATGAAGCGTCTGGATCTCAACTGCACTGATTCTGTTCCAGTGGTCAAAGAAATCATGATTGTAGAAGAGTGTAAATGTGAAACTCGGAAGATTAAAGATCCTGTTATTGGATCTCTACTGTCAGACTTGTATGAAGATGTACACGAGCACAGTTAA